Proteins co-encoded in one Coriobacterium glomerans PW2 genomic window:
- a CDS encoding TetR/AcrR family transcriptional regulator, with the protein MRKHPETTARTRADLREAFWSLYESRPIEKITIREITDRAGYNRATFYLYFHDVYDLLEQIESDILVNVRALVEERLMREDRLDFSQHMGIIIDLTQRYERYMTILLTERGGRSFSNRLKAILKPLVGFIMPESGITEQQRAILEEFYLAGLLAAITTWSGQTHRMPVEGFIDLIIQMVRPSAVS; encoded by the coding sequence ATGAGAAAACACCCCGAGACGACAGCGAGGACGCGCGCGGATCTGCGGGAGGCGTTCTGGTCGCTCTATGAGAGCCGACCCATCGAAAAGATCACGATTCGCGAGATCACCGATCGGGCCGGCTACAATCGCGCCACGTTCTACCTGTACTTCCACGATGTCTACGATCTGCTCGAGCAGATCGAGAGCGACATCTTGGTCAATGTTCGCGCCCTTGTCGAGGAGCGGCTCATGCGCGAGGATCGGCTTGACTTCTCGCAGCACATGGGCATTATCATCGATCTCACGCAGCGCTACGAGCGCTATATGACCATCCTGTTGACCGAGCGCGGTGGTCGCTCCTTCTCCAACCGCCTGAAGGCGATTCTGAAACCTCTGGTCGGCTTCATCATGCCTGAGTCCGGCATCACCGAGCAACAGCGGGCCATTTTAGAGGAGTTCTATCTGGCGGGCCTGCTCGCGGCGATCACGACCTGGTCGGGGCAGACGCATCGGATGCCGGTCGAGGGGTTCATCGACCTTATCATCCAGATGGTCCGACCGAGCGCGGTGAGCTGA
- a CDS encoding ABC transporter ATP-binding protein produces the protein MPYIDVHDITKVYGTGSGAVRALDGASFHVERGELAIILGASGAGKTTALNILGGMDSASSGKVEVDGRDISRAREAELVEYRRSDVGFVFQFYNLVPSLTALENVELASQICPDSLDARKALSDVGLGDRMGNFPAQLSGGEQQRVAIARALAKNPKLLLCDEPTGALDDQTGRQVLSLLQTSCRRDGITVLLVTHNSVLAPLGDRLIRFKSGRVASMETRAHPVPVADIEW, from the coding sequence GTGCCATACATCGACGTTCATGACATCACGAAGGTCTACGGGACCGGATCGGGTGCGGTCCGCGCGCTCGATGGCGCGTCCTTTCATGTGGAGCGCGGGGAGCTCGCGATCATCTTGGGTGCGTCCGGAGCCGGAAAGACCACGGCGCTGAACATCCTCGGCGGCATGGATTCTGCAAGCTCGGGCAAGGTTGAGGTTGATGGCCGCGATATCTCTCGCGCCCGAGAGGCTGAGCTTGTCGAGTACCGCCGATCCGACGTGGGATTCGTGTTTCAGTTCTACAACCTCGTGCCGAGTCTGACCGCCCTCGAGAACGTCGAGCTCGCGTCTCAGATCTGTCCTGACAGTCTTGACGCTCGCAAGGCGCTGAGCGACGTCGGCCTGGGGGACCGCATGGGGAACTTTCCCGCTCAGCTTTCCGGCGGCGAACAGCAGCGCGTTGCCATCGCCCGCGCTCTGGCGAAGAACCCGAAGCTTCTGCTGTGCGACGAGCCGACCGGTGCGCTCGATGATCAGACCGGAAGGCAGGTCCTCTCCCTGCTGCAGACAAGCTGCCGTCGTGACGGAATCACGGTGCTGCTCGTCACCCACAACTCCGTCCTCGCCCCGCTGGGCGATCGGCTCATCCGCTTCAAGAGCGGTCGCGTCGCATCGATGGAGACGCGCGCCCATCCGGTGCCCGTCGCCGATATCGAGTGGTAG
- a CDS encoding ABC transporter permease, whose product MAASRDSRSRLCGHVPHALATDIRRTLTGSPKRLISLFVITALGATMLVGLRAACDDLLASADSFFDAQDLYDVSVQSTLGLTDADIEALGSVEGVSAAEGGYTEQAYTEVSGAAERVDIKALSAQGMNRPRVLCGELPNTPDEIAVTQKYADAAGVGIGDVATFDSGARDARPSDSSDRSSAPVSSGEKTGEVFERRAYRITAVVLDPADVNAGGETMAFRAAEGARYTFFMSRAAVRDPNVYTVAYLSVLGARDVPCYSDAYDSLIDRVKRRAEDIRPQREQARSEELRALMPAQLDGSTPDGVHGAAWYIQDRTALAGYASVDADAGSIRAIATVFPVIFFVVAVLISLTSVTRLVEEQRGLIGLYKALGYGRWAIVSKYMIYALSASLVGGVIGDLIGFVALPEIMFTIFSSMYALPGYDLGFNALDAVLGIALFAAGTTGAALIVCDHELRENPSQLMRPRAPRAGRRVMLERVAPLWRRLSFLNKVAVRNLVRYKRRFFMTVLGIAACMALMVCGLGIRDTVASLKSRQYGPSAISRYDLMAISADADYDRARELLGSSKGVRDMIGARIDSLSVSARDASESAQLVVVPDGEDLASYIRLSDMDGCAQNLPDDGIGVLITKNAQQVLGFHIGDKVELRDTALRRAEVRVDGITLNYLGNYVFMSEGTYKRAFGFDCAPNAFLAHLIGPSSAQIALARDLGRNSAFRSVMSTAEATTDFSESFKIIDLVVVVVGTMAGALAFAVVFTLTNTNISERERELATIKVLGFRRGEVRRYINKETIIMTLAGIALGCPFGFAITRLLTVALKMPSLYFDTVVAPQSYLIAGAVSLAFSLIVSAMAMRSLDRVDMVGALKSAE is encoded by the coding sequence GTGGCCGCCTCACGCGACAGCAGATCAAGACTGTGCGGGCACGTTCCGCATGCCCTCGCGACGGATATCCGACGCACGCTCACAGGCAGCCCGAAGCGCCTCATCTCGCTGTTCGTCATCACCGCGCTCGGCGCGACCATGCTCGTGGGGCTGCGTGCGGCATGCGACGACCTCCTCGCCTCGGCTGACTCCTTCTTCGATGCGCAGGATCTCTATGATGTGTCCGTTCAGTCGACTCTGGGGCTCACGGACGCCGATATCGAGGCGCTGGGCTCTGTCGAGGGAGTGAGCGCGGCCGAAGGGGGCTACACCGAGCAGGCCTACACCGAGGTTTCCGGTGCAGCCGAGCGCGTCGATATCAAGGCGCTCTCCGCGCAGGGGATGAACAGACCTCGCGTGCTGTGCGGTGAGCTGCCGAACACGCCGGATGAGATCGCTGTCACCCAGAAATATGCCGATGCCGCGGGCGTCGGCATCGGTGACGTCGCGACATTCGATTCGGGTGCCCGAGACGCTCGACCCAGCGACTCTTCCGACCGATCGAGTGCGCCCGTCTCGTCGGGCGAAAAAACAGGAGAGGTCTTCGAGCGGCGAGCGTATCGCATCACAGCTGTGGTGCTCGACCCCGCCGATGTGAACGCCGGGGGCGAAACGATGGCCTTCCGCGCCGCCGAGGGCGCTCGATACACGTTTTTCATGTCCCGCGCCGCCGTGCGTGATCCGAACGTCTACACCGTCGCCTACCTTTCGGTTCTCGGGGCACGGGATGTGCCGTGCTACTCGGATGCGTACGACTCGCTCATCGATCGCGTGAAGCGGCGCGCCGAGGATATCCGGCCCCAGCGCGAGCAGGCGCGAAGCGAGGAGCTGAGAGCACTGATGCCCGCGCAGCTCGATGGCTCGACACCCGATGGAGTTCATGGAGCCGCCTGGTACATCCAAGATCGCACGGCGCTCGCGGGCTATGCGAGCGTCGACGCCGATGCGGGATCCATACGCGCGATCGCCACCGTCTTTCCGGTTATCTTCTTTGTCGTGGCGGTGCTCATCAGCCTGACGAGCGTCACGCGTCTGGTGGAGGAGCAGCGCGGCCTCATCGGTCTGTACAAGGCACTCGGGTACGGCAGATGGGCCATCGTATCCAAGTATATGATCTATGCGCTGTCGGCGAGTCTTGTCGGCGGAGTCATCGGCGATCTCATCGGCTTCGTCGCTCTTCCTGAGATCATGTTCACGATCTTTTCAAGCATGTACGCGCTGCCCGGATATGATCTGGGATTCAACGCACTCGATGCCGTGCTGGGGATCGCTCTGTTCGCTGCGGGCACAACCGGTGCCGCGTTGATCGTCTGTGATCACGAGCTGCGGGAAAACCCCTCTCAGCTCATGCGGCCCCGTGCGCCTCGCGCCGGCCGGCGCGTCATGTTGGAGCGCGTCGCACCTCTGTGGCGCAGGTTGAGCTTTCTCAACAAGGTGGCCGTTCGAAATCTGGTGCGCTACAAGCGCCGGTTCTTCATGACGGTTCTGGGCATCGCCGCCTGCATGGCGCTCATGGTCTGCGGACTGGGGATTCGCGATACGGTGGCCTCGCTCAAGTCGAGACAGTACGGTCCCTCCGCGATCTCGCGCTACGATCTCATGGCGATCAGCGCCGACGCGGACTACGATCGGGCGCGCGAGCTGCTTGGCTCATCAAAGGGAGTTCGCGACATGATCGGTGCGCGCATCGACTCTTTGAGCGTCTCTGCACGCGATGCCAGCGAGAGCGCACAGCTCGTGGTCGTTCCCGATGGAGAGGATCTGGCAAGCTACATCAGACTGTCCGACATGGACGGCTGCGCCCAGAACCTGCCCGATGACGGTATCGGGGTGCTCATCACGAAGAACGCTCAGCAGGTGCTCGGATTTCACATCGGGGACAAGGTGGAGCTTCGAGACACCGCCCTGCGGCGAGCCGAGGTGCGCGTCGATGGCATCACCCTCAACTATCTGGGGAACTACGTGTTCATGAGCGAGGGGACCTACAAGCGGGCCTTTGGCTTCGACTGCGCGCCGAATGCGTTTCTCGCGCATCTGATTGGTCCATCGAGCGCTCAGATCGCGTTGGCGCGCGACCTTGGGCGCAACAGCGCGTTTCGGTCGGTCATGAGCACAGCTGAGGCGACCACCGATTTCTCCGAGAGCTTCAAGATCATCGACCTCGTCGTCGTGGTGGTGGGCACCATGGCCGGCGCTCTTGCGTTCGCCGTGGTGTTCACGCTCACGAATACGAATATATCGGAGCGGGAGCGAGAGCTGGCGACTATCAAGGTGCTGGGATTTCGGCGCGGAGAGGTCAGGCGCTACATCAACAAGGAGACGATCATCATGACGCTCGCTGGCATAGCGCTCGGCTGCCCGTTCGGGTTCGCGATCACGCGTCTGCTCACGGTCGCGTTGAAGATGCCCTCTCTGTATTTCGATACCGTGGTGGCACCGCAGAGCTATCTGATCGCCGGTGCCGTTTCGCTTGCCTTCTCACTGATCGTGAGCGCTATGGCGATGCGCTCCCTGGATCGCGTGGACATGGTGGGCGCGCTCAAAAGCGCCGAATGA
- the msrB gene encoding peptide-methionine (R)-S-oxide reductase MsrB: protein MQEDESETLSEIYLAGGCFWGTQAFMKRLPGVVECEVGYASGSTSIERPTYEQVCGGATGCAETVRVIYDRRVISLSLLLRAYFTTIDPTSVDRQGADAGSQYRTAIFWTRPDDEKTVRAALSELGEQLSSRTGARVAVQASRLGSFWPAEDYHQDYLDKHPGGYCHVDLDGARRFVEDHRRDFQIVAGGYTRPQPDAIASELDETAFRVTQNADTEPPFSSPLEHVFDPGIYVDRVTGEPLFSSRDKFDAGCGWPSFSQPIATSVLTEHRDSSIPGMARTEVRSDVGDSHLGHVFDDGPRDRGGLRYCINGAALEFIPLADMDARGYGYLRDAVV from the coding sequence ATGCAAGAAGATGAATCAGAGACACTGAGCGAGATCTATCTGGCCGGAGGCTGCTTTTGGGGCACGCAGGCCTTTATGAAGCGCCTCCCGGGGGTTGTCGAGTGCGAGGTCGGCTACGCGAGCGGATCGACCAGCATCGAGCGCCCAACATATGAGCAGGTATGCGGGGGCGCGACGGGCTGTGCAGAGACCGTGCGCGTCATATACGATCGCCGTGTCATCAGCTTGAGCCTTCTGCTCAGGGCGTACTTCACCACCATCGACCCCACCAGCGTCGATCGACAGGGTGCAGATGCCGGAAGCCAGTACCGAACGGCGATCTTCTGGACGAGGCCCGATGACGAGAAAACGGTTCGCGCCGCGCTGTCCGAACTCGGCGAGCAGCTATCCTCGCGCACGGGGGCTCGCGTCGCCGTGCAGGCGTCGCGCTTGGGCAGCTTCTGGCCCGCCGAGGACTATCATCAGGATTATCTTGACAAGCATCCCGGCGGGTATTGCCATGTCGATCTCGATGGTGCGCGCAGATTCGTCGAGGATCATCGCCGAGATTTCCAGATCGTCGCGGGCGGCTACACGCGTCCGCAGCCAGACGCTATCGCAAGCGAATTGGATGAAACCGCTTTTCGCGTGACGCAGAACGCCGATACCGAACCACCGTTTTCCAGTCCGCTCGAGCATGTCTTCGATCCGGGGATCTATGTCGATCGGGTCACGGGGGAGCCGCTGTTCTCCTCGAGGGACAAGTTCGATGCAGGGTGCGGCTGGCCCTCGTTCTCGCAGCCCATCGCGACGAGCGTCTTGACCGAGCACCGTGATAGCAGCATCCCCGGCATGGCCCGCACCGAGGTCAGAAGCGATGTGGGTGACTCCCATCTGGGACACGTATTCGATGACGGACCACGCGACCGGGGTGGGTTGCGCTACTGCATCAACGGAGCCGCACTCGAGTTCATCCCCCTGGCTGACATGGATGCGCGCGGCTACGGATACCTCAGAGACGCCGTCGTGTAA
- a CDS encoding pirin family protein, translating to MREVTGTPTIDGAGVLLNRYLGFHTVQLFDPILVLDLFDSTDSEEYTAGFPLHPHRGIECISYVMRGRLLHRDSLGLKTEMGDGDLAWMCAGSGIMHEERIPSTERHLGIQIWLNLPQQEKMARPEFRCIHTRDMKTLPFTGGSVRLLAGTYLNARGHRGAHLPLDLYHISLEPGARLAIPVDSERSVAVLALEGDAIICGTSVAERTAVKLSGGHFATVAATQAMPAQLLFISSLPLKEHVAWGGPIVMNTQSELDQAFAELRRGKFLRDTIDYAEV from the coding sequence ATGAGAGAAGTCACAGGTACGCCGACCATCGATGGTGCAGGCGTCCTTCTCAACCGCTATCTCGGATTTCATACCGTTCAGCTCTTCGACCCCATTTTGGTGCTCGATCTGTTTGACAGCACCGACTCGGAAGAGTACACAGCCGGGTTCCCCCTGCATCCGCATCGCGGAATCGAGTGCATCAGCTACGTGATGCGCGGCAGACTTCTCCATCGCGACAGCCTGGGACTGAAGACCGAGATGGGCGATGGCGATCTCGCATGGATGTGCGCGGGGTCGGGCATCATGCATGAGGAGCGCATCCCGAGCACCGAACGCCACCTCGGCATCCAGATCTGGCTCAACCTGCCGCAGCAAGAAAAGATGGCACGGCCCGAGTTTCGCTGTATCCATACGCGCGACATGAAGACGCTGCCGTTCACCGGAGGCTCGGTCAGGCTGCTCGCCGGCACCTATCTGAACGCTCGCGGCCACCGGGGAGCGCACCTGCCGCTCGATTTGTACCATATTTCTCTGGAGCCCGGAGCTCGGCTCGCCATCCCGGTGGACTCGGAGCGCTCCGTCGCCGTTCTGGCACTCGAGGGCGACGCCATCATCTGCGGCACGAGCGTCGCCGAGAGGACGGCGGTGAAGCTGTCCGGGGGGCATTTCGCGACGGTCGCCGCAACGCAGGCGATGCCGGCGCAGTTGCTCTTCATAAGCTCGCTTCCGCTCAAAGAGCACGTCGCCTGGGGCGGGCCCATCGTGATGAACACGCAAAGCGAGCTCGATCAGGCGTTCGCGGAGTTGAGAAGGGGCAAGTTTCTTCGTGATACGATTGACTACGCGGAGGTGTGA
- a CDS encoding 6-phosphofructokinase, with amino-acid sequence MPKIGLLTSGGDCQALNATMRGIVKTLMNSCSDPVEIFGFEDGYQGLIYGRYRTMEPMDFSGILTRGGTILGTSRTPFKLLDIPGQDGVQKVPAMKKTYNQLKLDCLFMLGGNGSTKTANRLSKEGLNIIALPKTIDNDTWGTDLTFGFTSAVEVATRCIDDIHTTASSHGRVFVIEIMGHKVGWIPLYAGIAGGADAILIPEIPYEMKNIVSTIERRMSLGARFTIIVVAEGAISKQEAGMSRKEYRRRLQERTSPSIVYDIAAEIEKTTGRETRVAIPGHTQRGGGPRRSGSHLRDPVRRRGGESLSQRQVRYHDSAAGWIYVSCIAR; translated from the coding sequence ATGCCAAAGATCGGCTTGCTCACAAGCGGCGGAGATTGCCAAGCTCTCAACGCGACGATGCGCGGCATCGTCAAGACGCTGATGAACAGCTGCAGCGACCCCGTCGAGATCTTCGGATTCGAAGACGGGTACCAAGGGCTCATCTACGGCCGATACCGAACGATGGAGCCCATGGACTTCAGCGGCATCCTCACCCGCGGAGGAACGATTCTGGGCACGAGTCGCACACCGTTCAAACTGCTTGACATACCCGGCCAAGACGGCGTCCAAAAAGTTCCCGCCATGAAGAAAACTTACAACCAGCTCAAACTGGACTGTCTGTTCATGCTCGGAGGAAACGGATCGACCAAGACCGCGAACCGCCTCTCGAAGGAAGGTCTGAACATCATCGCGCTTCCGAAGACGATCGACAACGACACCTGGGGTACCGATCTCACCTTCGGTTTCACGAGCGCGGTCGAGGTGGCGACGCGCTGCATCGATGACATCCACACGACGGCCAGCTCGCATGGACGCGTCTTCGTCATCGAGATCATGGGCCACAAAGTGGGTTGGATTCCCCTGTACGCGGGCATCGCCGGCGGGGCGGATGCGATCCTGATCCCCGAGATCCCCTATGAGATGAAAAACATAGTCAGCACCATCGAGAGGCGGATGAGCCTGGGCGCGCGATTCACGATCATCGTCGTGGCGGAGGGCGCGATCTCCAAGCAGGAGGCAGGCATGTCCCGAAAGGAGTATCGGCGTCGGCTGCAGGAGCGCACATCCCCTTCGATCGTCTACGACATCGCAGCCGAGATCGAGAAGACGACGGGACGGGAGACGCGCGTGGCGATCCCGGGCCATACGCAACGCGGGGGGGGTCCCCGACGCTCAGGATCGCATCTTCGCGACCCAGTGCGGCGTCGAGGCGGCGAGAGCCTATCTCAACGGCAAGTTCGGTATCATGATAGCGCAGCGGGATGGATCTATGTGTCATGCATCGCTCGATGA
- a CDS encoding D-2-hydroxyacid dehydrogenase has translation MNVLVLISLDSEQRARLEAAAPDARFVYAREDSLANNDLSTAEIIIGNIEPERLSDARCLRLLQLGSAGYDRYIETSQLREDTLIATAVGAYGQAVSEHALAMVLSQMKRLPQYRDDQRMHEWVDEGPVATMRGARALVLGTGDIGSHFARLVRALGGRATGIRRHTAAETPDGFESVFTQDALFAQLGSADVVASFLPSSKATRRLADATFFAAMKPGALFANAGRGDLVANDDLIRALESAHLGGAALDVTDPEPLPSDHRLWNAPNILITPHVAGGFHLPLVMDGVVDIAAENICRLEHGEPIRNVVSR, from the coding sequence ATGAACGTGTTGGTACTGATTTCACTTGATTCAGAGCAGCGGGCACGACTGGAAGCCGCCGCGCCGGACGCGCGCTTTGTCTACGCGCGGGAAGATTCACTTGCAAATAATGACCTATCAACTGCGGAAATCATCATCGGAAACATCGAGCCGGAACGGCTGAGCGATGCCCGGTGCCTCAGGCTGCTCCAGCTCGGCTCCGCCGGATACGACCGCTACATCGAGACGTCGCAGCTGCGTGAAGATACGTTGATCGCCACCGCCGTCGGCGCCTATGGACAGGCGGTATCGGAGCACGCGCTCGCCATGGTGCTTTCTCAGATGAAGCGACTGCCGCAATACCGTGACGATCAACGCATGCATGAATGGGTCGACGAGGGCCCGGTCGCAACGATGCGCGGGGCGCGCGCACTGGTGCTCGGCACCGGCGATATCGGTTCGCACTTCGCCCGACTCGTGCGCGCCCTCGGCGGCCGCGCCACGGGCATCCGGCGACATACCGCAGCGGAGACGCCCGATGGCTTCGAGTCCGTGTTCACACAGGACGCGCTGTTCGCGCAGCTCGGTTCCGCCGATGTCGTCGCATCGTTTCTCCCGAGTTCGAAGGCGACGCGACGGCTCGCAGATGCGACCTTCTTCGCAGCCATGAAACCGGGCGCGCTGTTCGCGAACGCGGGCAGGGGCGATCTGGTCGCGAACGACGACCTCATCCGCGCGCTGGAGTCCGCCCATCTCGGCGGCGCCGCGCTCGATGTGACCGATCCGGAGCCACTGCCATCCGACCATCGGCTCTGGAACGCCCCCAACATCTTGATCACACCTCACGTCGCCGGCGGATTTCACCTCCCGCTCGTCATGGATGGCGTCGTCGACATCGCAGCGGAAAACATATGTCGTCTCGAGCACGGCGAGCCGATCCGCAACGTTGTGAGCCGCTAG
- a CDS encoding C39 family peptidase, giving the protein MLVAVLLCALAFIILRFALPAHAFGGVTDLLGITRSGSIAVEPMSQLPELPNGCEITSLAVCLRDRGFNVDNTKLAETYLRRVPITVKGTTRYGPDPEDAYAGDPRSKRDAYYCFTKPITQAANAYLRDQGSDLSAHDMSGCSLDDIERRIDEGVPVMVWTTLDASTPPTHSSVSWTISSSGSAYYPYVNLHCMVVAGYDEGRRTLTMCNPLDASEPIDYDIDDFTPTFEALGSRAVAIW; this is encoded by the coding sequence TTGCTGGTCGCAGTCCTGCTGTGCGCGCTGGCATTCATCATCCTCCGCTTCGCCTTGCCGGCTCACGCCTTCGGGGGCGTGACCGATCTGCTCGGAATCACGCGAAGCGGCTCGATCGCCGTAGAGCCGATGTCGCAGCTGCCCGAGCTCCCCAATGGCTGCGAGATCACCTCGCTGGCCGTCTGCCTGCGCGACCGAGGATTCAATGTGGACAACACAAAGCTCGCCGAAACCTACCTGCGCCGTGTTCCCATCACGGTGAAGGGCACTACCCGCTACGGCCCCGACCCAGAGGACGCCTACGCCGGGGATCCGCGCAGCAAGCGAGACGCCTACTACTGCTTCACCAAGCCCATAACCCAAGCTGCCAACGCCTATCTGCGCGATCAGGGTTCGGATCTGAGTGCGCACGACATGAGCGGCTGCAGCCTCGATGATATAGAGCGTCGGATCGACGAGGGCGTGCCCGTCATGGTCTGGACGACGCTGGATGCTTCGACGCCTCCGACTCACAGCTCGGTATCCTGGACCATATCGTCGAGCGGCAGTGCGTATTACCCGTATGTCAACCTGCACTGCATGGTCGTGGCAGGCTACGACGAAGGGCGCCGCACCCTGACGATGTGCAATCCGCTCGATGCCTCCGAGCCCATCGATTACGATATCGACGACTTCACCCCGACGTTCGAGGCGCTCGGCAGCCGCGCCGTCGCGATCTGGTAG